A genomic window from Candidatus Pelagisphaera phototrophica includes:
- a CDS encoding PVC-type heme-binding CxxCH protein, giving the protein MKRLLLTLSLIPAVFGAESDPAIREFYDEKAEIRMRNFEKPDDVVIKLWADESQTQNPSAITFDSQGRLYVAEINRWRTGVDDIRERRMMLVEDIQIESNADRLKMFQNHAAQFPMEYYSSKADQISLLEDTDGDGRADSSKIFAGGFNDPLDGPGIGLIERDGKIYYTNVPHLWMLEDLDGDGVSDKRTSLQDGFGIRMSFSGHDMHGLTWGPDGKLYWSIGDRGYNVNTKEGEHFFGPNKGAVFRCDPDGSNVELFYDGLRNPQELAWDDYGNLFTADNDADGVDLERINYLVEGGDSGWHAGHQSIMSFTKDLELRSSKYTGDAKLPLSWITEHVWEVRNDKQPAFILPGIGQLIGGPSGLVFNPSSSMGEKYDDKFFVIVYKGSLSQSYISMFNVEEDGASYKMINNETFFRGSNCVDIDFGPDGKLYISDYNYGGWLNQDVGNIYAMDVPGQIDKPEVTENEAILLSDFAQYEVQELAEMLGRDHLQIRQKSQFELAKRGRLGIEAFTRAATRAELPTLVRIHGVWGLGQMAADEGLSILEPLLDLLSDSNDQVRIQSARVLGDLRVVKSADLLVKALRDEHPRVAMYAGIGLGRIGYAPAVSELYSAIDRNQDKDLWLRHGAIMGLVGIEKSNWERGIEDDSEYVRMGALLALRKLRDPQIAEFLQDPEKSLAYEAIRAINDLPLLSVEGELAGMIGDFLPGGVGEMPETDVDAFMHHRIINANYYQAKKENARALLKYAANAELPARLRREALAAIEGWSDQNPIDTTTGLPRDNPAVRDAIDDVVKSEIATILETAESDVLIQSTRLALLYGYEADRELLLAQLENEKNSAEVRVSALDALTERKDQALERLALANLKDRQASLRSSALRALLVANPAKGVQEAIRFSKSGAIVTRQNAIAMLGAQSDSVSGNYLQTQLQALIEGKGNSKTKLDIIEAARNRPDLDIKKLVTNYDQSIASAEPIVKYAVSLQGGDVDRGEDVFMNHGAAQCVRCHKVNDYGAEVGPDLTTIGRNHDREYLLEAIVDPGAVVAPGFGTMVLTRKNGEVASGLLMDDNEDGVSLKLPDGKIEKVSYSDIASKQPPISGMPPMGLLLSHGEVRDLVAYLSSLKHAPKLDGDEHE; this is encoded by the coding sequence ATGAAGAGATTGCTCCTTACACTATCGCTCATCCCCGCAGTATTCGGGGCGGAGTCCGATCCGGCTATCCGTGAGTTTTACGACGAGAAAGCGGAAATTCGCATGCGGAATTTCGAAAAACCGGACGATGTAGTCATAAAATTGTGGGCGGACGAATCTCAGACACAGAATCCGTCTGCGATCACGTTCGACTCTCAAGGCCGCCTTTACGTGGCTGAGATTAATCGCTGGCGGACTGGGGTCGACGATATTCGCGAGCGTCGCATGATGCTGGTTGAGGATATTCAAATTGAGAGCAATGCGGATCGATTGAAGATGTTCCAGAACCACGCGGCTCAGTTCCCCATGGAATACTATTCGAGCAAGGCGGACCAGATCAGTTTGCTGGAGGATACCGACGGGGACGGAAGGGCTGATAGCTCGAAGATATTCGCGGGAGGATTCAATGACCCATTGGATGGTCCTGGCATTGGATTGATTGAGCGCGACGGTAAAATCTACTACACGAATGTTCCCCATCTCTGGATGCTGGAGGATTTGGACGGGGATGGCGTGTCAGACAAGAGAACGTCTTTGCAGGACGGATTCGGAATCCGCATGAGCTTTTCAGGCCATGACATGCATGGCCTGACCTGGGGGCCAGATGGTAAGCTGTATTGGTCAATTGGGGACCGTGGGTACAATGTGAATACTAAGGAAGGCGAGCATTTTTTTGGTCCCAATAAAGGGGCTGTCTTTCGCTGCGATCCGGACGGGTCGAATGTAGAACTCTTCTATGACGGATTGAGAAACCCACAGGAGCTTGCCTGGGACGACTATGGGAATCTTTTTACGGCGGACAACGATGCGGACGGTGTAGACTTGGAGCGTATCAATTATCTGGTGGAGGGTGGCGACTCGGGCTGGCACGCAGGGCACCAGTCGATCATGTCGTTTACCAAGGACCTAGAGCTCAGATCCTCGAAATATACCGGTGATGCGAAATTGCCGCTCAGTTGGATAACTGAGCACGTTTGGGAAGTTCGCAATGACAAGCAGCCAGCATTCATCCTTCCCGGTATAGGGCAGCTGATAGGGGGGCCGTCGGGACTGGTTTTTAACCCATCAAGCAGCATGGGCGAAAAGTACGACGACAAGTTTTTTGTCATCGTCTACAAAGGTTCTCTGAGCCAGTCCTACATTTCCATGTTCAATGTAGAGGAAGACGGCGCGTCCTATAAGATGATCAACAACGAGACGTTTTTCCGAGGTTCGAACTGTGTCGACATCGATTTTGGACCGGATGGCAAACTGTATATTTCGGATTACAACTATGGAGGTTGGCTGAATCAGGACGTAGGGAATATTTATGCGATGGACGTCCCCGGTCAAATCGACAAGCCGGAAGTCACTGAGAATGAGGCAATATTGCTATCTGACTTTGCGCAGTACGAAGTACAGGAATTGGCTGAGATGCTGGGTCGAGACCATTTGCAAATTCGTCAAAAGAGTCAGTTCGAACTAGCGAAACGTGGTAGGCTGGGAATCGAGGCGTTCACGCGTGCCGCGACACGCGCGGAGCTGCCCACGCTGGTCCGTATTCATGGCGTTTGGGGATTAGGTCAGATGGCTGCGGATGAAGGACTGTCCATTTTGGAGCCACTCCTTGATTTGCTTTCCGACTCGAACGACCAAGTGCGCATTCAGTCCGCTCGTGTTTTGGGAGACCTTCGTGTGGTAAAATCAGCTGACCTCCTTGTGAAAGCCCTTCGCGACGAGCATCCTCGAGTGGCGATGTACGCGGGAATTGGCCTGGGCCGAATCGGCTATGCTCCGGCTGTCTCCGAATTGTATTCAGCCATTGACCGCAACCAAGACAAGGACCTATGGCTGCGTCACGGAGCCATTATGGGATTAGTGGGAATCGAAAAATCGAACTGGGAGCGCGGAATTGAAGATGATTCGGAATATGTGCGAATGGGGGCGTTGCTCGCCTTGCGAAAGCTTCGAGACCCACAGATCGCGGAGTTTCTCCAAGATCCGGAAAAGTCGCTAGCTTACGAGGCTATCCGCGCGATAAACGATCTCCCTCTCTTGTCGGTAGAGGGAGAATTGGCAGGTATGATCGGAGATTTTCTTCCGGGTGGTGTTGGCGAAATGCCGGAGACCGATGTAGACGCGTTTATGCACCATCGCATTATTAATGCGAACTACTACCAGGCAAAAAAGGAGAATGCCCGAGCGCTCTTGAAATACGCGGCTAACGCAGAATTACCTGCACGTCTTCGTCGCGAGGCACTGGCGGCGATAGAAGGTTGGAGCGACCAAAACCCAATTGATACGACGACGGGTTTGCCCCGGGATAATCCCGCCGTCCGAGATGCGATCGATGACGTTGTGAAATCCGAGATTGCGACTATTTTGGAGACTGCGGAAAGCGACGTGTTGATTCAGTCTACGCGTCTCGCATTGCTTTATGGATACGAGGCGGATCGAGAACTACTTTTGGCCCAACTCGAGAATGAGAAGAACTCGGCAGAGGTTCGAGTCTCTGCCCTGGACGCTTTGACGGAACGCAAGGATCAGGCATTAGAACGGTTGGCCCTTGCGAATTTGAAAGATAGGCAAGCGAGTTTGCGTTCGAGTGCGTTGCGAGCCCTGCTCGTTGCGAATCCTGCGAAAGGAGTTCAAGAGGCTATTAGGTTTTCGAAGTCAGGAGCAATCGTCACGCGTCAAAATGCGATTGCGATGCTTGGAGCCCAGTCAGATTCGGTGTCAGGCAACTACCTGCAAACACAGCTTCAGGCGCTAATTGAGGGTAAGGGAAATTCGAAGACGAAATTGGACATTATTGAAGCGGCTCGAAATCGGCCGGATTTGGATATCAAGAAACTGGTTACGAATTACGATCAATCGATCGCGTCGGCTGAGCCCATAGTCAAATATGCCGTTAGCCTTCAAGGAGGGGACGTTGATCGTGGAGAGGACGTCTTCATGAACCATGGCGCAGCCCAGTGTGTGAGGTGCCATAAAGTGAACGACTATGGAGCGGAAGTCGGTCCTGATTTGACAACGATTGGGCGCAACCACGACCGGGAATACCTATTGGAAGCGATCGTCGATCCTGGAGCCGTTGTGGCCCCTGGTTTTGGAACGATGGTCCTGACTCGCAAGAATGGTGAAGTGGCGAGCGGGCTCTTAATGGATGACAACGAGGATGGAGTGAGCTTGAAACTTCCCGATGGAAAGATAGAAAAGGTCAGCTATTCCGACATCGCTTCGAAGCAACCTCCCATATCCGGAATGCCTCCCATGGGACTTCTCCTCAGCCACGGCGAAGTGCGAGATCTGGTCGCCTATCTAAGCAGTCTGAAACACGCACCAAAGTTGGACGGCGACGAGCACGAATAG